A genome region from Pseudanabaena sp. Chao 1811 includes the following:
- a CDS encoding type II secretion system protein has translation MLRTVRGYRQRSRDRHRKVRGFTLLEILVVIAIIGILAAIASPSWLGFVNNQRLNATQSRTVSILRLAQSNAKRSNTMWQASFRNTPNVSQYAVHPAPTANTNQAYWDNLPWQNFDEGVRIVENTETPPKTTLTQLTAVPEPDVYRVQFTEQGNPNGIGELGRITFVARVGDRKKCVIISTLLGSMRQAESSGCNQT, from the coding sequence ATGTTACGGACTGTGAGGGGATATCGCCAAAGAAGCCGCGATCGCCATCGTAAAGTTAGGGGCTTTACACTACTGGAAATCTTAGTTGTCATCGCAATCATCGGCATTTTAGCGGCGATCGCGTCTCCCTCTTGGCTAGGCTTTGTCAACAACCAAAGGTTAAACGCTACCCAAAGCCGTACTGTTAGCATTTTGCGCTTAGCTCAGAGTAATGCCAAACGGAGCAACACAATGTGGCAGGCTTCTTTTAGAAATACGCCCAATGTTTCTCAATATGCAGTGCATCCTGCGCCTACTGCCAATACCAATCAAGCATATTGGGATAATCTACCTTGGCAAAACTTTGACGAAGGAGTGCGGATTGTCGAGAATACAGAAACTCCACCCAAGACAACATTGACGCAATTGACGGCAGTTCCTGAGCCAGATGTATATCGTGTACAGTTTACAGAACAGGGGAATCCTAATGGAATTGGAGAATTGGGACGGATTACGTTTGTCGCTAGAGTGGGCGATCGCAAAAAATGTGTGATTATTTCAACTTTACTAGGCTCAATGCGCCAAGCTGAAAGTTCGGGATGCAATCAAACTTAG